In Alistipes ihumii AP11, a genomic segment contains:
- a CDS encoding DUF3078 domain-containing protein: MKPLRIFLLLAGLLLASSRAEAQFSISKVTPKEADVKNFRDTIKQLSAVNNQFFSEARYRAEKKRLRKERNTITCTVGLSLNQTGFDNWAPGGNNTFDATASLLYTHVYTRDKLNMTYSFDSKYGMNVISGTTFKNLDYFIFNLNTGWAISKNWSYSASANLRSQWSKGYKSVTEKILVSNFMSPGTLTLGVGFTYRALKKVPLIVTVNPLSGNMQFVLDDSLSRQGAHGVPAGKHQKSSLGSTMRIDLNQPIAGGKMSYITYFYVSTNYEQNNYVEWQNTFSIIAAKIFNVGFFCRMVYNEPQATPRNRSLQWTYKIGVGLSYTFKNK, encoded by the coding sequence ATGAAACCCCTGAGAATTTTTCTGTTGCTTGCGGGACTTCTGCTGGCTTCGAGCCGAGCCGAAGCCCAGTTCTCCATTTCAAAAGTCACACCGAAAGAGGCGGACGTCAAAAACTTTCGGGACACGATCAAGCAGCTGTCGGCCGTCAACAACCAGTTCTTCAGCGAAGCGCGCTACCGGGCCGAGAAAAAACGTTTGCGCAAGGAACGGAACACGATCACCTGCACGGTCGGGCTATCGCTGAACCAAACCGGCTTCGACAACTGGGCCCCGGGCGGAAACAACACGTTCGACGCGACCGCCTCGCTGCTCTATACGCACGTCTACACCCGCGACAAACTGAACATGACCTACTCGTTCGACTCGAAATACGGCATGAACGTCATCTCGGGCACGACGTTCAAGAATCTCGACTACTTCATTTTCAACCTCAACACGGGATGGGCCATTTCGAAGAACTGGTCGTACAGCGCCAGCGCCAACCTGCGAAGCCAATGGTCGAAAGGATACAAGTCGGTCACCGAGAAAATACTGGTCAGCAACTTCATGTCGCCCGGCACGCTGACGCTCGGCGTCGGCTTCACGTACCGGGCGCTGAAGAAAGTGCCGCTGATCGTAACGGTCAATCCCCTGAGCGGCAACATGCAATTCGTTCTGGACGACTCGCTCTCGCGGCAGGGCGCCCACGGCGTGCCGGCCGGCAAGCACCAGAAAAGCTCGCTCGGATCGACGATGCGCATCGACCTGAACCAGCCGATCGCAGGAGGAAAGATGAGCTACATCACTTACTTTTATGTCTCGACGAACTACGAGCAGAACAACTACGTCGAATGGCAAAATACGTTCAGCATCATTGCAGCCAAGATATTCAACGTCGGTTTTTTCTGCCGCATGGTCTACAACGAGCCTCAGGCGACGCCTCGGAACCGCTCGCTTCAATGGACCTACAAAATCGGGGTCGGATTGTCCTATACGTTCAAAAACAAGTAG
- a CDS encoding S41 family peptidase has translation MYKNSKFTILLPTVIACSLAAGMLLGSFLLRSGADRPARRAALSVAGTDKLNMLLRLIDAQYVDTVRMDSLTEEIIPLILENLDPHSMYFSAKDLAQANETIEGEFDGIGVVFNMATDTVVVLNVIAGGPSAKAGIQGGDRIVTVEDSTIAGVGMDQNEVVKRLRGPRGSEVRLGIQRSGIDGLTPVTVRRDAIPIKSITASYLIRPDIGYIKFDQFSVNAYKELSEAIGQLKGQGMQKLILDIRGNSGGLLEQAIAISNEFLPADKMIVYTQDRAGNRETQYSDGQGEFTDEQLVVLIDEYSASSSEILAGALQDNDRGTIIGRRSYGKGLVQSQIPFPDGSAVRLTVARYYTPTGRSIQKPYSDGTESYNRELLSRYEHNELFSADSIHFADSLKYVTEGGKVVYGGGGIMPDIFVPADTSDTTPYFREVARRNILYRFTLDYTDRHRAQLNGIRTLEELDRFFGSQPDLLGEFVRYAARQGVAPKPAEIERSKEVMLAQIKAYVGRNTPLEDNAFYHNIQSIDNVVKQALEVLSAPRPDNELHVRDTVARTEPSL, from the coding sequence ATGTACAAAAACAGTAAATTCACGATTCTGCTGCCGACCGTGATCGCCTGCTCGCTGGCAGCAGGGATGCTGCTCGGCAGTTTTCTGCTACGCAGCGGCGCGGACCGACCTGCACGCAGGGCCGCGCTTTCCGTAGCCGGGACCGACAAGCTCAACATGCTGCTCCGCCTGATCGACGCGCAATATGTCGACACGGTGCGGATGGACTCGCTCACGGAAGAAATCATCCCGCTGATTCTCGAAAATCTCGACCCGCACTCGATGTATTTCAGCGCGAAGGACCTCGCTCAGGCCAACGAGACGATCGAAGGAGAGTTCGACGGCATCGGCGTCGTGTTCAACATGGCGACCGACACGGTCGTCGTGCTGAACGTCATCGCCGGCGGACCGAGCGCCAAAGCCGGCATACAGGGAGGAGACCGGATCGTGACGGTCGAGGACAGCACGATCGCCGGAGTCGGAATGGACCAGAACGAAGTAGTGAAAAGACTCAGGGGTCCTCGAGGCAGCGAAGTCCGGCTCGGAATCCAACGCTCCGGAATCGACGGGCTGACCCCGGTCACCGTCCGGCGCGACGCCATTCCAATCAAGAGCATCACGGCTTCGTACCTGATCCGCCCGGATATCGGCTATATCAAGTTCGATCAATTCTCGGTCAACGCCTACAAAGAACTGAGCGAAGCGATCGGACAGCTCAAGGGACAAGGCATGCAGAAGCTCATCCTCGACATCCGGGGCAACTCGGGCGGCCTGCTCGAACAGGCCATCGCGATCTCGAACGAGTTCCTGCCCGCCGACAAGATGATCGTCTACACGCAGGACCGCGCGGGAAACAGGGAGACCCAATACAGCGACGGGCAAGGAGAGTTCACCGACGAACAGCTGGTCGTGCTGATCGACGAATACAGCGCCTCGTCGAGCGAGATTCTGGCCGGAGCGCTTCAGGACAACGACCGGGGCACGATCATCGGCCGCCGCTCCTACGGCAAGGGACTGGTCCAAAGTCAGATCCCGTTCCCGGACGGCTCGGCGGTCCGTCTGACCGTCGCACGCTACTACACGCCGACGGGACGGTCGATCCAGAAACCGTACAGCGACGGAACGGAAAGCTACAACCGCGAGCTGCTGTCGCGCTACGAGCATAACGAGCTCTTTTCGGCCGACAGCATCCATTTCGCCGACAGCCTCAAATACGTGACCGAAGGCGGCAAGGTCGTCTACGGCGGAGGAGGCATCATGCCGGACATTTTCGTACCGGCCGACACTTCGGACACGACCCCTTATTTCAGAGAGGTGGCCAGGCGCAACATTCTCTACCGTTTCACGCTCGACTATACGGATCGCCACCGCGCGCAACTGAACGGAATCCGGACGCTCGAGGAACTGGACCGCTTCTTCGGCTCGCAGCCGGACCTGCTCGGCGAATTCGTCCGCTATGCGGCCCGGCAGGGCGTGGCACCGAAACCGGCCGAAATCGAACGCTCGAAAGAGGTCATGCTGGCCCAGATCAAAGCCTACGTAGGCCGCAACACGCCGCTGGAGGACAATGCTTTTTACCACAACATCCAAAGCATCGACAACGTGGTAAAACAGGCGCTCGAGGTGCTGTCGGCTCCCCGGCCGGACAACGAGCTCCATGTCCGGGACACGGTCGCGCGGACCGAGCCGTCGCTTTAG
- a CDS encoding chromate transporter, which yields MIYLQLFLSYLKIGFFGFGGGYAMLSLIQHEVVIAHGWITNEELTDIIAVSQMTPGPISINSATYIGYVVTGSVWGAVVATAAVCLPAMTLMIVLTRFYLVLRNNAYIRGVMYGMRPMILAMIALAGAVLFTPVTFIDYKSWLIFGAVFLASLRKIDPILLIVLSGVAGYLIYG from the coding sequence ATGATCTATCTGCAACTGTTCCTATCCTATCTGAAAATCGGCTTTTTCGGCTTCGGCGGGGGGTATGCGATGCTGTCGCTGATTCAGCACGAGGTGGTGATCGCCCACGGCTGGATCACGAACGAGGAGCTGACCGACATCATCGCCGTTTCGCAGATGACGCCCGGGCCGATCTCGATCAACAGCGCGACCTATATCGGCTACGTCGTGACCGGCAGCGTCTGGGGAGCGGTCGTAGCGACGGCGGCCGTCTGCCTGCCCGCCATGACGCTGATGATCGTACTGACGCGCTTTTACCTGGTCCTGCGGAACAATGCCTACATCCGCGGAGTCATGTACGGCATGAGGCCGATGATTCTGGCCATGATCGCACTGGCAGGCGCCGTGCTGTTCACTCCGGTCACCTTTATCGACTACAAGAGCTGGCTGATTTTCGGCGCGGTCTTTCTGGCTTCGCTGCGCAAGATCGATCCGATCCTGCTGATCGTGCTCTCGGGCGTAGCCGGTTATCTGATATACGGTTGA
- a CDS encoding chromate transporter — MQKSLNLFWSFFKVGVFTFGGGYAMVPLIEKEVVDRRAWIDREEFLDLLTLAQTSPGPLALNTAVFVGYKIDRYRGAFSSVLGVVVPSFVIILLVALFFVSFEHEPVVEAVFKGMRPAVVALILAPIIHLSKGLGAWRFVLASLALGATWYFGFSPVYLILVGAVGGLGWTFCLKRKGLKP, encoded by the coding sequence ATGCAGAAATCGTTGAATCTTTTCTGGTCGTTCTTCAAGGTCGGGGTATTTACCTTCGGCGGGGGATACGCCATGGTTCCGCTGATCGAAAAGGAAGTGGTCGATCGCCGGGCGTGGATCGATCGCGAGGAATTCCTCGACCTGTTGACGCTCGCCCAGACTTCGCCGGGGCCCTTGGCTCTCAATACGGCGGTTTTCGTCGGCTACAAGATCGATCGTTACCGGGGGGCGTTCAGCTCGGTGCTCGGTGTCGTCGTACCTTCGTTCGTCATCATATTGCTCGTGGCGCTGTTTTTCGTTTCGTTCGAGCACGAGCCGGTCGTCGAGGCCGTGTTCAAGGGCATGCGTCCGGCCGTGGTGGCGCTGATTTTGGCCCCGATCATTCATCTGTCCAAGGGGCTCGGGGCATGGCGTTTCGTACTGGCCTCTCTGGCGCTGGGCGCGACGTGGTATTTCGGATTCTCGCCCGTCTATCTGATTTTGGTCGGGGCCGTCGGAGGGCTGGGCTGGACGTTCTGTCTGAAAAGAAAGGGGCTGAAGCCATGA
- a CDS encoding 16S rRNA (uracil(1498)-N(3))-methyltransferase, whose translation MQLFYAPDLDPASGSYLLGEEESKHAVRVLRLGRGDSLWVTDGRGAMCRAEIADDSPRGCRLEILGCEQGFGQRPYSLHLAVAPTKNVDRYEWFAEKATEIGVDRITPVLTDRCERRTLRIDRILRVVTGAMKQSLKAYLPRVDSPMPLRELLELPCAGSRLIAHCEESGSRTPLGEAFGPREQVLILIGPEGDFSSDEIRSALDSGFRAVSLGRSRLRTETAGVVAAHSVAFVNGW comes from the coding sequence ATGCAATTATTTTACGCCCCCGATCTGGACCCTGCTTCCGGGAGCTATCTGCTCGGCGAAGAGGAGTCGAAGCATGCCGTCCGCGTGTTGCGTCTGGGCCGGGGCGACAGCCTGTGGGTGACCGACGGCCGGGGCGCGATGTGCCGGGCCGAGATCGCCGACGATTCGCCGCGCGGCTGCCGGCTCGAGATACTCGGCTGCGAGCAGGGCTTCGGGCAACGCCCTTACTCGCTGCATCTGGCCGTCGCGCCGACGAAAAACGTCGACCGTTACGAGTGGTTCGCCGAGAAGGCGACCGAAATCGGCGTCGACCGGATCACGCCCGTGCTGACCGACCGCTGCGAGCGGCGGACGCTCCGGATAGACCGGATACTCCGTGTGGTGACCGGTGCGATGAAGCAGTCGCTGAAGGCTTATCTGCCCCGGGTCGATTCTCCGATGCCTTTGCGCGAGCTGCTGGAGCTCCCTTGCGCGGGTAGCCGGCTGATCGCCCATTGCGAGGAGAGCGGGAGCCGGACTCCGCTCGGGGAGGCTTTCGGCCCCCGGGAGCAGGTGCTGATCCTTATAGGGCCCGAGGGCGATTTTTCTTCCGATGAAATCCGCTCGGCGCTCGACAGCGGTTTCCGGGCCGTTTCGCTCGGCCGCAGCCGTCTTCGGACCGAAACGGCCGGCGTCGTGGCTGCGCACTCGGTCGCGTTCGTAAACGGCTGGTAG
- a CDS encoding M3 family metallopeptidase produces MSSCRNKQAEVNPLLAPWDTPYEVPPFDKIEIRHYKPAVEQAIVRHQKEIDSIASNPAAPDFENTIAALDRSGETLDRVYTTFSLVAAADNNEAMQQADLEISPAVAAHRDDIYLNEKLFERVEAVYEKLDSLPLTPEQKRLTELTYKNFVRAGAGLTPRSKKRLREINSELTTLGIRFGNNLLAENKDFALVLDSLKQTTGLPDDVINAAAAEAEARGMKGKYVFTLGKPSLIPFLTYAKDRNLRERHYRGYLNRGANGGDHDNTRIVERIVRLRSEKAALLGYPSYAALKLDGTLAATPERVYEMFDRLWEPTLKLAGEELAEMKAIKAAETGDSTFASWDWWYYAERLRQSKYDLDEEALKPYLSLDNVKQGVFMLSNRLWGLTFRPVSIPVYHKECLTYEVLDKDNAHLGILYFDLYPREGKQAGAWCDAFRPERYTADGQRVAPVVTVVANFTPPRGNAPALLSLDETETLFHEFGHALNNLFAQTRYKGTGMNSMELDFVEMPSQIMENWATEPEMLRAYAKHYATGETLPANMIARIVRSKLFNQGFMTAELLAAAQLDMDIHTLGASDTLDPTELERRSLYEQRGLLPQIAPRYRYPYFAHIFNGDGYAAGYYSYLWSQMYDEDAYEAFRQSGDVFSRELARSYRRNILERGAAEPGASLYRNFRGSDPDIRPLLVARGLAPAPSPSDTTAVRDTAVILQVSADTTDGKRQ; encoded by the coding sequence ATGTCAAGCTGCCGCAACAAACAGGCGGAGGTCAATCCGCTGCTCGCCCCGTGGGACACGCCCTACGAGGTTCCTCCTTTCGACAAGATCGAAATACGCCATTACAAGCCGGCCGTCGAGCAGGCCATTGTCCGTCACCAAAAGGAAATCGACTCGATCGCATCGAACCCGGCGGCCCCGGATTTCGAAAATACGATCGCGGCGCTCGACCGGAGCGGGGAAACGCTCGACCGGGTCTACACGACCTTCTCGCTGGTCGCCGCAGCCGACAACAACGAGGCGATGCAGCAGGCCGATCTGGAAATATCGCCGGCGGTAGCGGCCCATCGGGACGACATATACCTGAACGAAAAGCTTTTCGAACGGGTGGAGGCCGTCTACGAGAAGCTCGACTCGCTGCCGCTCACGCCCGAGCAGAAACGTCTGACGGAACTCACGTACAAAAACTTCGTGCGCGCCGGAGCCGGTCTTACGCCCCGCAGCAAGAAACGGTTGCGCGAGATCAACTCGGAACTGACGACACTCGGCATCCGCTTCGGCAATAACCTGCTGGCAGAGAACAAGGACTTCGCGCTCGTGCTCGACAGCCTCAAGCAGACGACCGGCCTGCCCGACGACGTGATCAATGCGGCGGCGGCCGAGGCCGAGGCCCGGGGTATGAAGGGGAAATACGTCTTCACGCTCGGCAAACCCAGCCTGATTCCGTTCCTGACCTACGCCAAAGACCGCAACCTGCGCGAGCGGCACTACCGGGGCTATTTGAACCGGGGAGCCAACGGCGGCGACCACGACAACACGCGGATCGTCGAGCGGATCGTCAGGCTGCGCTCCGAGAAGGCCGCCCTGCTCGGCTATCCGTCTTACGCGGCGCTCAAGCTCGACGGTACGCTGGCCGCGACGCCCGAGCGAGTATACGAGATGTTCGACCGGCTCTGGGAACCGACGCTGAAACTGGCCGGCGAGGAGCTCGCCGAAATGAAGGCGATCAAGGCGGCCGAAACCGGCGACAGCACGTTCGCCTCGTGGGACTGGTGGTACTACGCCGAACGGCTTCGCCAATCGAAATACGATCTCGACGAAGAGGCCCTCAAGCCGTACCTGTCGCTCGACAATGTCAAGCAAGGCGTTTTCATGCTCAGCAACCGGCTCTGGGGACTGACTTTCCGCCCCGTGTCGATCCCGGTCTATCATAAGGAGTGCCTGACATACGAGGTTCTCGACAAGGACAACGCGCATTTGGGCATCCTCTACTTCGACCTGTACCCGCGCGAGGGCAAGCAGGCCGGAGCATGGTGCGACGCATTCCGGCCCGAGCGGTACACGGCCGACGGACAGCGCGTTGCGCCGGTCGTGACGGTCGTAGCCAACTTCACGCCTCCCCGAGGCAACGCTCCGGCTCTGCTCAGCCTGGACGAAACCGAAACGCTGTTCCACGAGTTCGGACATGCGCTGAACAACCTGTTCGCCCAGACCCGGTACAAAGGAACGGGCATGAACTCGATGGAGCTCGACTTCGTCGAAATGCCGTCGCAGATCATGGAGAACTGGGCCACCGAGCCCGAAATGCTCCGCGCCTATGCCAAACACTACGCTACCGGCGAGACGCTCCCTGCCAATATGATCGCGCGCATCGTCCGCAGCAAGCTGTTCAATCAGGGATTCATGACCGCCGAACTGCTCGCCGCAGCGCAACTCGATATGGACATTCATACGCTCGGAGCGTCGGACACGCTCGATCCGACGGAACTCGAGCGCCGCTCGCTCTACGAACAGCGGGGATTGCTGCCGCAGATCGCCCCGCGCTACCGGTATCCCTACTTCGCCCACATATTCAACGGCGACGGATATGCGGCGGGCTACTACAGCTATCTGTGGTCGCAGATGTACGATGAAGACGCCTACGAAGCTTTCCGGCAGAGCGGCGACGTATTCAGCCGCGAGCTGGCCCGTTCCTACCGGAGAAACATTCTCGAGCGGGGCGCCGCCGAGCCGGGAGCCTCGCTGTACCGGAATTTCCGGGGAAGCGATCCCGACATCCGGCCGCTGCTGGTCGCACGGGGACTGGCCCCCGCCCCGTCTCCTTCCGATACGACGGCCGTGCGGGATACGGCCGTAATTCTCCAAGTATCGGCCGACACGACCGACGGCAAGAGGCAATAA
- a CDS encoding M16 family metallopeptidase: MSSCASGTDDRASLEYEKYRLPNGLEVVLHQDTSDPVVSVAIQYHVGSNREKPGKTGFAHFFEHMLFQRSENLPRNAFFQKIDALGGTFNGGTSNDGTVYFETVPRDALEKVLWMESDRMGYFINTVTEGGLKREIDVVSNEKRQGENVPYGLAWDLTFKNLFPQGHPYSWTVIGEIPDLRSATVDDVKEFYDKYYTTSNATLVVAGDFDKAEAKKLIEKYFGEIPDRGKPEAPQVQNVTLDSTKKISYEDVFCNAPMLLLAYPGVETYNEDGYALDFLTNLLAGDKKSPLYKVLVEERKLAPEVEMFSYQLEVAGLIVFDAKTFPGVKLDDVQAAFDEALARFEKEGIDPKDLERYKNQEETRTYNRLTSTNGKAISMARDNVFGGAPDRSLRELDKYREVTVDDVMRVYEKYVKGRPFLSVSIYPEGQSALAVTGSVPAQVEQESIDDQQMSSEGGQIVDDPYEKTPSQIDRSVEPALMANTPELSVPAVWSSTLSNGMQIKGIEYGELPLVNFSIELNQGMLLDAPGKVGVAYLTAQMLNEGTASKTPEQLEEAIGQLGASIRVACSRESMTLSGLCLKKNFARAMELVEEMLLHPRWDEQSFAVVKERAIDNVRQRATEPEAIAQSVFDQALYGAGSVLSENPSGTEASLQSITLDDLKAFYDECFSPKVARMSFVGGFTQSEVEKSLASLTGNWPAKDVRQPEIGEDGTEPAGKVLFVDYPGARQSYVLIGSKAMPMRSPEAYPAVIVNDKLGASSGSLLFEILRLQHGYTYGAYSHFVQGNYYNNFQALSSVQAIVTEESVALFRDILSSYGADYSQEFLDRTRQALLRTMNGSFETPAAQLAMLRKIALYGLADDYVKRNEQTLKDMTLDEAKQVIGQYIDFDRMTIVIVGDAKTQLAGVRSLGLGDLVVVDSQGRPVK; the protein is encoded by the coding sequence ATGAGTAGTTGTGCGAGCGGAACAGACGACCGCGCTTCTCTCGAGTACGAGAAGTACCGGCTGCCCAACGGTCTCGAGGTCGTATTGCACCAGGATACCTCCGATCCGGTCGTTTCCGTGGCTATCCAGTACCATGTGGGCAGCAACCGCGAGAAACCGGGCAAGACGGGTTTCGCGCACTTTTTCGAGCATATGCTCTTCCAGCGTTCCGAGAACCTGCCGCGCAACGCCTTTTTCCAGAAAATAGACGCGCTCGGCGGCACTTTCAACGGCGGCACGAGCAACGACGGTACCGTCTATTTCGAGACCGTGCCGCGCGATGCGCTGGAGAAGGTGCTGTGGATGGAGTCCGACCGTATGGGCTATTTCATCAATACGGTGACCGAGGGCGGGCTCAAACGCGAGATCGACGTCGTGTCGAACGAAAAACGTCAGGGCGAGAACGTGCCTTACGGTCTGGCGTGGGATCTGACATTCAAGAACCTGTTTCCGCAGGGACATCCGTATAGCTGGACCGTGATCGGGGAAATTCCCGATCTGCGCAGCGCGACGGTCGATGACGTCAAGGAGTTTTACGACAAATATTACACGACCAGCAATGCGACGCTCGTCGTAGCGGGCGATTTCGACAAGGCAGAGGCCAAAAAACTGATCGAAAAGTATTTCGGCGAAATACCCGACCGAGGCAAGCCCGAGGCTCCGCAGGTGCAGAACGTGACGCTCGACTCGACGAAGAAGATTTCGTACGAAGATGTCTTCTGCAACGCGCCGATGCTGTTGCTTGCCTATCCCGGGGTCGAAACCTATAACGAAGACGGCTATGCGCTCGATTTTCTCACGAACCTGCTGGCCGGCGATAAGAAGTCGCCGCTGTACAAGGTGCTCGTCGAGGAGCGCAAGCTCGCGCCCGAGGTCGAGATGTTCAGCTATCAGCTGGAAGTGGCGGGACTGATCGTTTTCGATGCCAAAACCTTCCCCGGCGTGAAGCTCGACGACGTGCAGGCTGCGTTCGACGAGGCGCTCGCCCGCTTCGAAAAGGAGGGGATCGATCCGAAAGACCTCGAGCGTTACAAGAATCAGGAGGAAACGCGTACGTATAACCGGCTGACTTCTACCAACGGCAAGGCGATTTCCATGGCGCGCGACAACGTGTTCGGCGGCGCGCCCGACCGTTCGCTGCGGGAGTTGGACAAGTACCGCGAAGTGACTGTCGACGACGTGATGCGCGTGTACGAGAAGTACGTTAAGGGGCGTCCGTTCCTGTCGGTCAGCATCTATCCCGAGGGACAGTCCGCTTTGGCCGTGACCGGTTCCGTGCCGGCTCAGGTCGAGCAGGAGTCGATCGACGACCAGCAGATGAGCTCCGAGGGCGGACAGATCGTCGACGACCCGTACGAGAAGACTCCCTCGCAGATCGACCGCAGCGTCGAGCCCGCCCTGATGGCCAATACGCCCGAACTCAGCGTACCTGCTGTCTGGAGCTCGACTCTGTCCAACGGAATGCAAATCAAGGGAATCGAGTACGGCGAGCTGCCGCTGGTGAACTTCTCGATCGAGTTGAATCAGGGCATGCTACTCGATGCTCCCGGCAAGGTGGGCGTCGCTTATCTGACCGCGCAGATGCTGAACGAGGGAACGGCCTCGAAGACGCCCGAGCAGCTCGAGGAGGCGATCGGACAGCTCGGCGCCTCGATCCGGGTCGCATGCAGCCGCGAGTCGATGACGCTCAGCGGCCTTTGCCTGAAAAAGAATTTCGCCCGGGCGATGGAGCTGGTCGAGGAGATGCTGCTCCATCCGCGTTGGGACGAGCAGTCGTTCGCCGTAGTCAAGGAGCGGGCGATCGATAACGTCCGCCAGCGCGCGACCGAACCGGAGGCGATCGCTCAGAGCGTTTTCGACCAGGCGCTTTACGGCGCGGGCAGCGTCTTGTCCGAGAATCCGAGCGGCACGGAAGCGTCGCTTCAGTCGATCACGCTCGACGATCTGAAGGCTTTCTATGACGAGTGCTTCAGCCCGAAAGTCGCGCGCATGAGCTTCGTGGGAGGTTTCACTCAGTCCGAGGTGGAGAAGTCGCTCGCGTCGCTGACCGGGAACTGGCCGGCCAAGGACGTCCGTCAGCCCGAGATCGGCGAAGACGGCACGGAGCCTGCGGGCAAGGTTCTCTTCGTCGATTATCCCGGAGCGCGCCAGTCCTATGTGCTGATCGGTTCCAAGGCCATGCCGATGCGCAGTCCCGAGGCCTATCCGGCCGTAATCGTCAACGATAAGCTGGGTGCCTCCTCGGGCAGCCTGCTGTTCGAGATCCTGCGCTTGCAGCACGGCTATACCTACGGGGCGTATTCCCATTTCGTGCAGGGCAATTACTACAACAATTTCCAAGCTCTTTCGAGCGTTCAGGCGATCGTGACCGAAGAGTCGGTCGCTCTGTTCCGCGATATTCTTTCCTCGTACGGCGCGGATTACTCGCAGGAGTTTCTGGACCGGACCCGTCAGGCGCTGTTGCGCACGATGAACGGATCGTTCGAGACGCCGGCGGCCCAACTGGCTATGTTGCGCAAGATCGCCCTTTACGGCTTGGCTGACGATTACGTCAAGCGCAACGAGCAGACGCTTAAGGATATGACTCTCGACGAGGCCAAACAGGTGATCGGGCAGTATATCGATTTCGACCGGATGACGATCGTCATCGTGGGCGACGCCAAGACGCAATTGGCCGGCGTGCGCTCGCTCGGTCTGGGCGATCTGGTCGTGGTAGACAGCCAAGGAAGACCTGTGAAATAA
- the prmC gene encoding peptide chain release factor N(5)-glutamine methyltransferase: protein MTRREIWDTVYGAAAAAYEPREARAVAALVCEDRLGLRFTDVIVEPDAPCPLRDDLQRLAFEIGSYRPAQYIAGFCRFCGRKFSLEEGVLIPRPETEELVRTIVERHRSDSGLRILDIGTGSGCIAVTLAAELPDARVTAVDISDTALRIARRNAERHRQTVRFERRDILTGPPEGEFDLIVSNPPYVTESEKRQMSPNVLRYEPHRALFVPDDDPLLFYRAIAGLGRRLFAPGGTVYFEINERFGTQTVELLENEGYREIVLSKDFFGKPRTVSARWK, encoded by the coding sequence ATGACCCGGCGCGAAATATGGGATACGGTGTACGGCGCGGCCGCGGCGGCTTACGAGCCGAGGGAGGCGCGGGCCGTCGCGGCGCTCGTGTGCGAGGACCGGCTCGGGCTGCGATTCACGGACGTGATCGTCGAGCCCGACGCGCCCTGTCCGCTGCGCGACGATCTGCAACGCCTCGCTTTCGAGATCGGGTCGTACCGCCCGGCCCAGTACATAGCCGGATTCTGCCGCTTTTGCGGCAGGAAGTTTTCCCTCGAGGAGGGCGTGCTGATCCCCCGTCCCGAAACCGAGGAGCTCGTCCGGACGATCGTCGAGCGGCACAGGAGCGACAGCGGCCTGCGTATTCTCGACATCGGAACGGGCAGCGGCTGCATAGCCGTGACGCTGGCGGCCGAGCTGCCGGATGCGCGGGTGACGGCCGTCGACATATCCGATACGGCGCTGCGCATCGCCCGACGAAATGCGGAGCGCCACCGGCAGACGGTCCGCTTCGAGCGGCGCGACATCCTGACCGGCCCGCCCGAGGGAGAGTTCGATCTGATCGTCAGCAATCCACCTTATGTGACGGAGTCCGAGAAGAGGCAGATGAGCCCGAACGTGCTGCGATACGAGCCGCACCGGGCGCTGTTCGTGCCCGACGACGATCCGCTGTTGTTCTACCGGGCAATCGCCGGTCTCGGCCGGCGGCTGTTCGCACCCGGAGGGACGGTTTATTTCGAGATCAACGAGCGGTTCGGCACTCAAACCGTCGAATTGCTCGAAAACGAGGGCTACCGCGAAATCGTCCTGTCGAAGGACTTTTTCGGAAAGCCCAGAACGGTCAGCGCGCGATGGAAGTGA
- a CDS encoding regulatory protein RecX, which yields MEVKRTKTPEQALRALMNVCAKSERAISDVRRSLTRWGVAPEQHQPIIDRLVRERFIDEARYAEAYVREKLNLSRWGVRKIRAALKAKRIPEQTIDEALAQADPQKLGTKLEESLRRKMQGTRAVSDYQMRGKLLRYGAGLGFDYDEVSDAIDRLMREREK from the coding sequence ATGGAAGTGAAACGGACCAAAACGCCCGAACAGGCTCTGCGGGCCCTGATGAACGTCTGCGCCAAGAGCGAGCGGGCGATCTCGGACGTCCGGCGATCGCTGACACGGTGGGGAGTAGCCCCCGAGCAGCATCAGCCGATTATCGACCGGCTCGTCAGGGAACGGTTCATCGACGAGGCACGCTATGCCGAGGCATACGTCCGGGAAAAACTGAACCTGAGCCGCTGGGGCGTCCGCAAGATCAGAGCCGCGCTGAAAGCCAAGCGGATTCCGGAGCAGACGATCGACGAGGCGCTCGCCCAAGCCGACCCGCAAAAACTGGGCACGAAGCTCGAGGAGTCGCTGCGGCGCAAGATGCAGGGTACCCGTGCCGTCTCCGACTATCAGATGCGCGGCAAACTGCTGCGCTACGGCGCGGGCCTCGGATTCGACTACGACGAAGTGAGCGACGCGATCGACAGATTGATGCGCGAAAGGGAAAAATGA